Proteins encoded together in one Mus pahari chromosome 9, PAHARI_EIJ_v1.1, whole genome shotgun sequence window:
- the Timm13 gene encoding mitochondrial import inner membrane translocase subunit Tim13, translating to MDSGFGSDFGGTGGGKLDPGAIMEQVKVQIAVANAQELLQRMTDKCFRKCIGKPGGSLDNSEQKCIAMCMDRYMDAWNTVSRAYNSRLQRERANM from the exons ATGGACAGCGGCTTCGGCTCGGACTTCGGCGGCACGGGTGGCGGGAAGCTGGACCCGGGGGCCATTATGGAGCAGGTGAAAGTGCAGATCGCCGTGGCCAACGCGCAGGAGCTGCTGCAG AGAATGACGGACAAGTGCTTCCGGAAGTGCATCGGGAAGCCCGGGGGCTCCTTGGATAACTCGGAGCAG AAATGCATCGCCATGTGCATGGACCGCTACATGGACGCCTGGAACACCGTGTCCCGCGCCTACAACTCTCGACTGCAGCGGGAACGAGCCAACATGTGA